The bacterium genomic sequence ACTATTACGAGGAAACCCTGCGCCTGGCCAAGGAGGCCGACCCCAAGAAAGTGAGCAACTGGGTGATGGGCGAGGTGCTGGCCGTGCTGAGCAGCCAGGATATCGAAATCTCCGCCCTCAAGGTAACGCCTTCGCACCTGGCCGGGCTGTTCGACCTGATGGCCGCGGGCACGATCAGCGGCAAGATAGCCAAGAGCGTGTTCGAGGAGATGGTGGCCACGGGTGCGCAGGCCGGCGAGGTGGTCAAGGCCAAGGGCCTGGTGCAGATCACCGACAGCGGCGAGCTTCAGGCCGTGGTGGACCGCGTGGTGGCCTCCAACCCGGAGCAGGTGGAGCAGTTCAGAAGCGGCAAGGACAAGGTGTTCGGCTATTTCGTGGGCGCGGTGATGAAAGAGACCCGCGGCAAGGCCAACCCGCAACTGGTCAATGATATGCTGCGCAAGGCGCTGCAGTGACGAAGCTCCCGATGACACTGCGCGCGGTAACGCACTGACATGTTGCAGAAATAATGCAGGGGAGAGTTTAAACTCTCCCCTACTTTTTTGTACCCGGTCTCGCTGAGGTCAGTGGCCC encodes the following:
- a CDS encoding Asp-tRNA(Asn)/Glu-tRNA(Gln) amidotransferase GatCAB subunit B; the encoded protein is LPELPHTRESRFVEQYGLPEYDAAVLTAAREVADYYEETLRLAKEADPKKVSNWVMGEVLAVLSSQDIEISALKVTPSHLAGLFDLMAAGTISGKIAKSVFEEMVATGAQAGEVVKAKGLVQITDSGELQAVVDRVVASNPEQVEQFRSGKDKVFGYFVGAVMKETRGKANPQLVNDMLRKALQ